A single window of Rana temporaria chromosome 1, aRanTem1.1, whole genome shotgun sequence DNA harbors:
- the NGDN gene encoding neuroguidin, translating into MASVEDIVSRDLSAATTLIGTLHQQVTAVTTHVQSLIQKIRNGMYPTEKGLSFLELKDQLLVMYMQDLTYLTMEKIHGRSLKENPAIMRLVEMRTVLEKMRPVDQKLKYQIDKLMRAAVTGSLSENDPLRFKPNPQNLMSKLEESDQEELGSDENEGGESKKSHSKVKKYVPPRLAPVHYDDTEVERERRILERAKKRALSSSVIRELKEQYTDAPEEIREGRAYHMMHHEKEEQHRTKYEESMMVRLNLTKKEKARKKRSLAMTSQLNSLTHFTDISALTGGDTRTEDLMPSAKKSRKGPKKGKKKKGFRKRR; encoded by the exons ATGGCGAGTGTGGAG gATATAGTTTCCAGAGACCTGTCCGCAGCAACAACTTTGATTGGCACATTGCATCAGCAG GTCACTGCTGTCACCACACATGTGCAGAGCTTAATACAGAAGATCCGCAATGGAATGTACCCAACAGAAAAA GGTCTGAGCTTCCTGGAACTGAAAGATCAGTTGCTTGTGATGTATATGCAGGATCTTACATACCTTACAATGGAGAAAATTCATGGGAGATCCCTGAAAGAGAATCCAGCCATCATGAGACTGGTGGAAATgcgcaca GTGTTGGAGAAAATGCGTCCTGTTGATCAAAAACTAAAATACCAAATCGATAAGTTGATGAGAGCTGCTGTGACTGGGAGCCTCAGTGAGAACGATCCTTTGCGTTTCAAACCCAATCCTCAGAACTTGATGAGCAAG TTGGAAGAGTCTGATCAGGAAGAATTGGGAAGTGATGAAAATGAAGGTGGGGAAAGCAAAAAATCCCATAGCAAGGTGAAAAAATATGTGCCCCCACGACTTGCACCAGTGCATTATG ATGACACAGAAGTAGAGCGGGAGCGCAGGATCTTGGAGCGGGCCAAGAAAAGGGCTCTGAGCAGTTCTGTAATTCGGGAACTGAAAGAACAGTACACTGATGCCCCAGAAGAGATTAGAGAGGGCCGAGCTTATCATATGATGCACCATGAAAAAGAGGAGCAGCATCG CACAAAATATGAAGAGTCCATGATGGTACGACTAAatttgacaaaaaaagaaaaggcgcGTAAGAAGAGATCACTTGCCATGACCTCCCAGCTCAATTCTCTTACACACTTCACAGACATCAGTGCCCTAACTGGAGGAGATACAAGGACAGAG GACCTAATGCCCTCAGCCAAGAAATCAAGAAAAGGAccaaagaaaggaaagaagaagaagg GTTTCAGGAAACGTCGCTGA